A portion of the Faecalibacterium sp. I3-3-89 genome contains these proteins:
- a CDS encoding YabP/YqfC family sporulation protein translates to MKQQDAKPEQALPHDLILEGRNRLTATGVRRVLRCDAEGAALLTSKGTLELTGAELSITSLDLDKGEVKLAGRVDTLEYTAEHTPGGFLRRLVR, encoded by the coding sequence ATGAAACAGCAGGACGCAAAGCCGGAGCAGGCCCTGCCGCATGACCTCATCTTGGAGGGGCGGAACAGGCTGACCGCCACCGGCGTGCGGCGGGTCCTCCGCTGCGACGCAGAGGGCGCGGCCCTCCTGACCTCGAAGGGCACGCTGGAGCTGACCGGGGCAGAGCTGAGCATCACCAGCCTCGACCTCGACAAGGGCGAGGTAAAGCTTGCAGGCCGGGTGGACACGCTGGAATATACCGCAGAGCACACGCCGGGCGGTTTTCTGCGCCGCCTCGTCCGATGA
- a CDS encoding uridine kinase family protein, with protein MITIWVPKRLVEIDLYNVAAQNPAALAQMSEQSYRQRVEYAARKIRDSRAKIVMLTGPSASGKTTSAHKVAEALEASGTPAHVISLDNFFKGAQYYPRLPDGTLDYENPDTLDMPLIRQCLSELSTTGKTVLPIYDFATESRSSETEALDLEGGVCIVEGIHALNPELTGLVKGDDVYRIYAGLREEYCIDGRRVINTQDIRLCRRTLRDAAARGRSPAKTLAMWDRVLDGETRYIKGFKTTADFLLDTSFTYELGLIAKLLRKVCQRFTLEGHNAELWDETARRFEHVTPVELDLLPAGSMLREFYAGEL; from the coding sequence ATGATCACGATTTGGGTACCGAAACGTCTGGTTGAGATCGACCTGTATAATGTTGCAGCCCAGAATCCGGCGGCGCTGGCGCAGATGAGCGAGCAGAGCTACCGCCAGCGGGTGGAGTATGCCGCCCGGAAGATCAGGGATTCCCGCGCCAAGATCGTCATGCTCACCGGCCCGTCGGCCAGCGGCAAGACCACCTCGGCGCACAAGGTGGCCGAGGCGCTGGAAGCCTCCGGCACGCCCGCCCACGTCATCAGTCTGGACAATTTCTTCAAGGGGGCGCAGTATTACCCCCGCCTGCCCGACGGCACGCTGGACTACGAGAACCCCGACACGCTGGATATGCCCCTCATCCGCCAGTGCCTCAGCGAGCTGAGCACCACCGGCAAGACCGTGCTGCCAATCTACGACTTTGCCACAGAGTCCCGCTCCTCCGAGACGGAGGCGCTGGACCTCGAGGGCGGCGTCTGCATCGTGGAGGGCATCCACGCCCTGAACCCGGAGCTGACGGGCCTCGTAAAGGGTGACGACGTCTACCGCATTTATGCCGGTCTGCGGGAGGAATACTGCATCGACGGCCGCCGGGTCATCAACACACAGGACATCCGCCTGTGCCGCCGCACCCTGCGGGATGCTGCCGCCCGGGGTCGCAGCCCCGCCAAGACCCTCGCCATGTGGGACCGGGTCCTCGACGGCGAGACGCGGTATATCAAGGGTTTCAAGACCACGGCAGATTTCCTGCTGGACACCTCCTTCACCTATGAGCTGGGCCTGATCGCCAAGCTGCTGCGGAAGGTCTGCCAGCGCTTCACGCTGGAAGGCCACAACGCCGAGCTTTGGGACGAGACGGCCCGCCGCTTCGAGCACGTCACCCCGGTGGAGCTGGATCTGCTGCCCGCCGGCAGTATGCTGCGGGAGTTCTACGCAGGCGAGCTTTAA
- a CDS encoding MBL fold metallo-hydrolase: MKAFHLVGPAPFYTNSFLLISDAGHAVVIDPAVEVQEYDKILKEQGGKLALILCTHGHYDHVGSAGVLSREWGAKLYCEAADCQGTQLLPLRESDSGYAEGGVLTLDELRFTVWHTPGHTEGSVVLLCENYFFVGDTVFQGSIGRTDLEGGDSRKMDESLRKFAALPVPPEAQILPGHGDFSTFGQEVATNFYIRNALRNA; this comes from the coding sequence ATGAAGGCATTTCATCTGGTCGGCCCCGCGCCGTTTTACACCAACAGCTTCCTGCTCATCTCGGACGCGGGCCATGCAGTTGTCATCGACCCCGCCGTAGAGGTGCAGGAGTACGACAAGATCCTGAAAGAGCAGGGCGGAAAGCTGGCCCTCATCCTCTGCACCCATGGCCACTATGACCATGTGGGCAGCGCGGGGGTCCTCAGCCGCGAGTGGGGTGCAAAGCTCTACTGCGAGGCCGCCGACTGTCAGGGTACCCAGCTGCTGCCCCTCAGGGAGTCGGACAGCGGCTACGCGGAGGGCGGAGTCCTCACACTGGACGAGCTGCGCTTCACCGTCTGGCACACCCCCGGCCACACCGAGGGCAGCGTGGTGCTGCTCTGCGAGAACTATTTCTTCGTGGGCGACACCGTGTTTCAGGGCAGCATCGGCCGCACAGACCTCGAGGGCGGCGACAGCCGGAAGATGGACGAGAGCCTGCGCAAGTTCGCAGCCCTGCCCGTCCCGCCCGAGGCGCAGATCCTGCCCGGCCACGGCGATTTCTCCACCTTCGGGCAGGAGGTCGCCACCAACTTCTATATCCGAAATGCACTGAGAAACGCATAA
- the dtd gene encoding D-aminoacyl-tRNA deacylase: MRAVIQAVSSASVRVNGGEPRPIGPGLVILLGVKDTDTLDIVPKLAEKCAGLRIFKDENDKLNLSAKDLGYSALVVSQFTLYGDTKKGFRPSFIKAAKPPLAVDAYELFLAEMNRQGLKSVQHGEFGADMQVSLVNEGPCTIVIDTDEWHKGEK; encoded by the coding sequence ATGCGTGCAGTCATTCAGGCCGTATCCTCGGCCAGCGTCCGGGTCAACGGCGGCGAGCCGCGCCCCATCGGCCCCGGCCTCGTCATCCTGCTGGGCGTCAAGGACACCGACACCCTCGACATCGTGCCCAAGCTGGCCGAAAAATGTGCGGGCCTTCGCATCTTCAAGGACGAAAACGACAAGCTGAACCTCAGTGCGAAGGACCTCGGCTACTCGGCGCTGGTGGTGAGCCAGTTCACCCTTTACGGCGACACCAAAAAAGGCTTCCGCCCCAGCTTCATCAAGGCGGCAAAGCCGCCTCTCGCCGTGGACGCCTACGAGCTGTTCCTCGCCGAGATGAACAGGCAGGGCCTCAAGAGCGTCCAGCACGGCGAGTTCGGCGCAGACATGCAGGTGTCGCTGGTCAACGAGGGTCCCTGCACCATCGTCATCGACACCGACGAGTGGCACAAAGGAGAGAAGTAA
- a CDS encoding MazG family protein, whose translation MQDWTPREHYTAEDLVEIIRILRDRDTGCPWDKVQTHASIRKNFLEETCEALEAIDADDPAMMQEELGDVLMQVVFHTVIEEERGRFDMEKVCREVCEKLVFRHPNIFASSAAENAGINGWDALKNKEKGRTTLADELDTVPLTLPALMRAQKLQKRAARFGCGPEDAAGAARALDSAKAGWDEAQTQESAGELLLAAADAMRLAGVDAEEALTFAAKRFTQRLEADETETGTRRIHRLLE comes from the coding sequence ATGCAGGACTGGACGCCGCGTGAACACTATACGGCGGAGGACCTCGTGGAGATCATCCGCATCCTGCGGGACAGGGACACCGGCTGTCCGTGGGACAAGGTGCAGACTCATGCCTCCATCCGGAAAAACTTTCTGGAGGAGACCTGCGAGGCGCTGGAGGCCATCGACGCCGACGACCCGGCCATGATGCAGGAAGAGCTGGGCGACGTCCTGATGCAGGTGGTGTTCCACACCGTCATCGAGGAGGAGCGGGGCCGCTTCGATATGGAGAAGGTCTGCCGCGAGGTGTGCGAGAAGCTCGTCTTCCGCCACCCGAACATCTTCGCTTCCTCGGCGGCGGAAAATGCTGGTATAAACGGCTGGGATGCGCTCAAGAATAAGGAAAAGGGCCGCACCACGCTGGCCGACGAGCTGGACACCGTGCCGCTGACCCTGCCCGCCCTGATGCGCGCCCAGAAGCTCCAGAAGCGGGCCGCGCGGTTCGGCTGCGGGCCGGAGGATGCCGCCGGGGCAGCCAGAGCGCTGGACAGCGCCAAAGCCGGGTGGGACGAGGCACAGACGCAGGAGAGCGCCGGTGAGCTGCTGCTTGCCGCTGCAGACGCCATGCGGCTGGCCGGTGTGGACGCTGAGGAGGCCCTGACCTTCGCGGCCAAGCGGTTCACCCAGAGGCTGGAAGCAGACGAAACGGAAACGGGTACCAGACGGATACACCGTCTGCTCGAATAG
- a CDS encoding septum formation initiator family protein gives MANPSRRKRKRKASVVGAVLKMLFALFLLSMLAAYIANQVALSSKKAELDTLQEQIEQQKTQNEEMQRILSGDSDDVTEWVARDSYNYAAANERIFVDVTGN, from the coding sequence ATGGCAAATCCGAGCCGGAGAAAGCGGAAAAGAAAGGCATCCGTCGTGGGTGCTGTGCTGAAGATGCTGTTCGCTCTGTTTTTGTTGAGTATGCTGGCGGCATACATCGCAAATCAGGTGGCGCTCAGCTCCAAGAAAGCGGAGCTGGACACCCTGCAGGAGCAGATCGAGCAGCAGAAGACCCAGAACGAGGAGATGCAGCGCATCCTCAGCGGCGATTCGGATGACGTGACCGAGTGGGTCGCCCGGGACTCTTATAATTATGCGGCGGCCAACGAGCGCATCTTCGTGGATGTGACGGGCAACTGA
- a CDS encoding zinc ribbon domain-containing protein, which translates to MDFNKIKEMGLEYAEKGKNAALDLAEKGRTQAKIVNAQGKLYKAQRQLGALVYSLAKGNEENQPLVDKYIEMIANIEQELADLKASLEPDVIIETTFEEKDEADADVTEDAPAASAEEKPEADEAKTCPQCGAPVSDDALFCNKCGAQL; encoded by the coding sequence ATGGACTTCAATAAGATCAAGGAAATGGGCCTCGAGTATGCCGAGAAAGGCAAAAATGCCGCGCTGGATCTGGCCGAAAAGGGCCGGACGCAGGCCAAGATCGTGAACGCACAGGGCAAGCTGTACAAGGCGCAGCGCCAGCTGGGCGCTCTGGTGTATAGTCTGGCCAAGGGCAACGAGGAGAACCAGCCCCTTGTGGACAAATACATCGAGATGATCGCCAACATCGAGCAGGAGCTTGCCGACCTGAAAGCCTCTCTCGAGCCGGATGTCATCATCGAGACCACCTTCGAGGAGAAGGACGAGGCCGACGCCGACGTGACGGAGGATGCCCCCGCAGCGTCTGCCGAGGAAAAGCCTGAGGCCGACGAGGCCAAGACCTGCCCTCAGTGCGGCGCACCCGTCTCGGACGATGCGCTGTTCTGCAACAAGTGCGGCGCACAGCTGTAA
- a CDS encoding S1 RNA-binding domain-containing protein, with product MAIEVGNIFEGRVTGVKPFGAFVALPEGRVGMVHISEVSNEYVQDIATVLHDGDTVKVQVINVAPDGKIALSIKRLLPPAPRAPREGRGPRPNSNSNGPREGGFRRNGPGGRPQGGRGPARDAAPRVWQPKAPAKSDNLSFEDMMSRFKSQSEEKMADLDHETNNRRGGGYAPRGRRGSR from the coding sequence TTGGCGATTGAGGTAGGGAATATTTTTGAAGGCCGTGTCACCGGCGTAAAGCCGTTTGGCGCATTCGTTGCGCTGCCGGAGGGCCGCGTGGGCATGGTCCACATTTCTGAGGTGTCCAACGAGTATGTCCAGGACATTGCAACGGTGCTGCACGACGGCGACACCGTGAAGGTGCAGGTCATCAATGTGGCACCGGATGGCAAGATCGCACTGTCCATCAAGCGGCTGCTGCCTCCGGCACCCCGCGCCCCGCGGGAGGGCCGAGGCCCCCGCCCCAACAGTAACAGTAACGGCCCGCGGGAGGGCGGCTTCCGCCGCAACGGCCCCGGCGGCCGTCCGCAGGGCGGACGCGGCCCGGCCCGGGACGCTGCGCCCCGGGTATGGCAGCCCAAGGCCCCGGCCAAGAGCGATAACCTGAGCTTCGAGGACATGATGAGCCGCTTCAAGAGCCAGAGCGAGGAGAAGATGGCAGACCTCGACCACGAGACCAACAACCGCCGGGGCGGCGGCTATGCTCCCCGGGGACGCCGCGGCAGCCGCTGA
- a CDS encoding HU family DNA-binding protein, producing the protein MTKTDLIAQVAANTEMSKKSAEMAVNAAFEALGKAMAEGEKISISGFGTFEVRERAERQGINPRTREPITIAASKSIVFKPGKSLKDTL; encoded by the coding sequence ATGACCAAGACCGATCTGATCGCACAGGTTGCGGCAAACACTGAGATGAGCAAGAAGAGCGCCGAGATGGCTGTCAACGCCGCATTCGAGGCACTGGGCAAGGCGATGGCCGAGGGCGAGAAGATCTCCATCTCCGGCTTCGGCACCTTCGAGGTGCGTGAGCGCGCAGAGCGTCAGGGCATCAACCCCCGCACCCGCGAGCCGATCACCATCGCTGCTTCCAAGAGCATCGTGTTCAAGCCGGGCAAGTCTCTGAAGGACACCCTGTAA
- the hemZ gene encoding coproporphyrinogen dehydrogenase HemZ: protein MNIYITGLSSGYEVEHLVRLFYPMAPLTLTPPEEGTDCVWAEKRPDSLWAMVRQGGKSQTAEAPLPAPAEEGGETPEFALASLTYDLLRRWTGIRPPWGKMTGVRPVRLVHDKRAAGWTEEQIDDFFLKRFDCSPEKYGMAKAIADLQEPILKAGSAPKTYSLYIGIPFCPSRCSYCSFVSCNLDRDRKLVQPYVDCLCREVEAIREEADKAGLKLCSIYIGGGTPTSLSAAQLRQLMGTVRDCFDLSALVEYTVEAGRPDCTDAEKLAVIKEYGATRISINPQTFSDEVLANIGRKHSAQDILDCYAEARAAGHDDINMDLIAGLPGDTVEGFEKSLRQAIALNPENITVHTLTLKRASRIVIEDQKENDYADVAAMLEKCHLLAEAGYRPYYLYRQKNTLQNLENVGWCKPGHEGYYNIYIMEEVQTILSAGAGGSTKLVADGGRRMQRIFNFKYPTEYIQRFDEVLERKKGVADFYDHDLGTETSG, encoded by the coding sequence ATGAATATCTATATCACGGGCCTCAGCTCGGGCTACGAGGTGGAGCACCTCGTCCGCCTGTTCTACCCGATGGCCCCGCTCACCCTCACCCCGCCCGAGGAGGGCACAGACTGCGTCTGGGCTGAGAAGCGGCCCGACAGCCTCTGGGCCATGGTACGGCAGGGCGGAAAGAGCCAGACCGCCGAAGCACCGCTGCCCGCCCCGGCAGAGGAGGGCGGCGAGACGCCGGAGTTCGCGCTGGCCAGCCTGACCTATGACCTGCTGCGCCGCTGGACGGGCATCCGCCCCCCTTGGGGCAAGATGACCGGCGTGCGGCCGGTGCGCCTCGTCCACGACAAGCGGGCCGCAGGCTGGACGGAGGAGCAGATCGACGACTTTTTCCTCAAGCGGTTCGACTGCTCGCCCGAAAAGTACGGGATGGCCAAGGCCATTGCCGACCTACAGGAGCCGATTTTAAAAGCGGGCAGCGCCCCCAAGACCTACAGCCTCTACATCGGCATTCCGTTCTGTCCCTCCCGGTGCAGCTACTGCAGCTTCGTCAGCTGCAACCTCGACCGGGACCGCAAGCTGGTGCAGCCCTATGTGGACTGCCTCTGCCGTGAGGTCGAGGCCATCCGGGAGGAGGCAGACAAGGCCGGGCTGAAGCTGTGCAGCATCTACATCGGCGGCGGCACCCCCACCAGCCTCTCGGCGGCGCAGCTGCGCCAGCTCATGGGAACAGTGCGGGACTGCTTCGACCTTTCCGCTCTCGTGGAGTATACGGTGGAGGCCGGACGCCCCGACTGCACTGACGCCGAAAAGCTGGCGGTCATCAAGGAGTACGGCGCGACCCGCATCTCTATCAACCCCCAGACCTTCTCCGACGAGGTGCTGGCGAACATCGGCCGGAAGCATTCGGCGCAGGACATCCTCGACTGCTACGCCGAGGCCCGGGCCGCAGGCCATGACGACATCAACATGGACCTCATCGCGGGTCTGCCCGGCGACACGGTGGAGGGCTTCGAAAAAAGCCTGCGTCAGGCCATCGCCCTTAACCCCGAGAACATCACCGTCCACACCCTGACCCTCAAGCGGGCCTCCCGCATCGTCATCGAGGACCAGAAGGAGAACGACTACGCGGACGTTGCCGCCATGCTGGAAAAGTGTCATCTGCTGGCCGAGGCAGGCTACCGTCCCTACTACCTCTATCGTCAGAAAAACACCCTTCAGAATCTGGAAAATGTGGGCTGGTGCAAGCCGGGCCACGAGGGGTATTATAATATCTATATCATGGAAGAGGTCCAGACCATCCTCTCGGCTGGCGCAGGCGGCAGCACTAAGCTGGTGGCCGACGGCGGCAGGCGGATGCAGCGCATCTTTAATTTCAAGTATCCGACGGAATACATCCAGCGCTTCGATGAGGTGCTGGAGCGGAAAAAAGGAGTGGCTGATTTTTATGATCACGATTTGGGTACCGAAACGTCTGGTTGA
- a CDS encoding RNA-binding S4 domain-containing protein → MRLDKYLKVSRLIKRRTVANEVADAGRILINGKTAKASQAVKAGDIIEVTFGNRPIKVKVLSDVEPRTKDVAREMYEIIEQDSVLAAAHDPAQAE, encoded by the coding sequence ATGCGCTTAGACAAATATCTGAAGGTTTCGCGGCTCATCAAGCGCCGCACTGTGGCAAATGAGGTGGCCGATGCGGGCCGCATCCTCATCAATGGCAAGACAGCCAAGGCCAGTCAGGCCGTCAAGGCCGGGGACATCATCGAGGTGACGTTCGGCAACCGGCCCATCAAGGTCAAAGTCCTCTCCGATGTGGAGCCGCGCACCAAGGACGTGGCCCGGGAAATGTACGAGATCATCGAGCAGGACAGCGTCCTCGCTGCCGCCCACGACCCGGCACAGGCCGAGTAA
- a CDS encoding RelA/SpoT family protein, with the protein MPEGKKITAPVPAASAAAGEDSYSAKTHLHQPMPVTEMATVAATALPANAPEGTLPSEVRPEIVTWDKLVEAIKASGKAYNMAMIEKAYNMANDAHKGVCRRSGEPYICHPLAVARLVLDLGMDTESIAAALLHDVVEDTPTTLADLTAAFGEEVALLVDGVTKLTKIQFSNIEELQAENLRKMLLAMSRDVRVMIIKLCDRLHNMRTGDAWPEQKRRDKARETMEVYAPIANRLGILNVKEELEDRSLHYLDPVGYGEINKMLSERAGDEFLASVSGVIKNRLEESGIEGATIKRRVKSIYGIYRKTIMQNKSFDEIYDIYAVRIILDTLAECYSTLGLIHDMYHPLPNRFKDYISTPKPNGYQSLHTTVIGHEGIPFEVQIRTRKMDEQAEYGVAAHWKYKEGLDGHDKLDERLAWVSQLLENQRVSEDSGNLLHDLKSDLLPEEVFAFTPKGDVINLPAGANCIDFAYAIHSAVGNRMVGCKVNNRIVPIDHVVATGEIIEVILGPADKGPSRDWLKIVRTSEAKSKIRNWFKKMRREENIQQGRDALAKELRREMIFIPDDQLDEFVGSCSRRLRQNSAEEIYAAIGYGGMTIANCLPKLKEEWQKLKAAEAAENKTIEDLPKVDLSRVHATDGVVVEGFDNTPIKFAKCCSPLPGDPIVGFITRGFGVSIHKQSCANAVASMKDPSNAPRWVKAYWADSVRDSYKAGLEIIALNRNELLSDVLAALADIRVPIYAMNARQVENNCAIISLTIGINNTEHLNRVVARLSKVRDVLKVTRS; encoded by the coding sequence ATGCCTGAGGGAAAGAAAATCACCGCCCCTGTGCCCGCAGCGTCGGCTGCGGCGGGAGAGGACAGCTACTCTGCAAAGACCCATCTCCACCAGCCCATGCCGGTGACGGAGATGGCGACCGTGGCCGCCACGGCCCTGCCGGCCAACGCCCCTGAGGGGACGCTGCCCTCGGAGGTGCGGCCCGAGATCGTGACGTGGGACAAGCTGGTGGAGGCCATCAAGGCCAGCGGCAAGGCCTACAACATGGCCATGATCGAAAAAGCCTACAATATGGCCAACGACGCCCACAAGGGCGTCTGCCGCCGCAGCGGTGAGCCCTATATCTGCCACCCGCTGGCCGTGGCCCGCCTCGTGCTGGACCTCGGCATGGACACCGAGAGCATCGCCGCCGCCCTGCTGCACGACGTGGTGGAGGATACCCCCACCACACTGGCCGACCTGACCGCCGCCTTCGGCGAGGAAGTGGCCCTGCTGGTGGACGGCGTCACCAAGCTGACGAAGATCCAGTTCTCGAACATCGAGGAGCTGCAGGCCGAGAACCTGCGCAAGATGCTGCTGGCCATGAGCCGGGACGTCCGCGTCATGATCATTAAGCTCTGCGACCGTCTCCACAATATGCGCACCGGCGATGCATGGCCGGAGCAGAAGCGCCGCGACAAGGCCCGGGAGACCATGGAGGTCTATGCCCCCATTGCCAACCGGCTGGGCATCCTGAACGTCAAGGAGGAGCTGGAAGACCGCAGCCTCCACTACCTCGACCCTGTAGGCTACGGGGAGATCAACAAGATGCTCAGCGAGCGCGCCGGGGACGAGTTCCTCGCCAGCGTGTCGGGCGTCATCAAGAACCGCCTCGAGGAGAGCGGCATCGAGGGCGCCACCATCAAGCGGAGAGTCAAGAGCATCTACGGCATCTACCGCAAGACCATCATGCAGAACAAGTCCTTCGACGAAATTTATGACATCTATGCGGTGCGCATCATTCTGGATACGCTGGCCGAGTGCTACAGCACGCTGGGCCTCATCCATGATATGTACCACCCCCTGCCCAACCGCTTCAAGGACTATATCTCTACCCCCAAGCCCAACGGCTACCAGAGCCTCCACACCACGGTCATCGGACACGAGGGTATCCCCTTTGAGGTGCAGATCCGCACCCGGAAGATGGATGAGCAGGCCGAGTACGGCGTCGCCGCCCACTGGAAGTACAAGGAGGGCCTCGACGGCCACGATAAGCTGGACGAGCGTCTGGCATGGGTGAGCCAGCTGCTGGAAAATCAGCGCGTCAGCGAGGATTCCGGCAACCTGCTCCACGACCTGAAGAGTGACCTGCTGCCGGAGGAGGTCTTTGCCTTTACCCCGAAGGGCGACGTCATCAACCTGCCTGCCGGTGCCAACTGCATCGACTTCGCCTATGCCATCCACTCTGCCGTCGGCAACCGGATGGTGGGCTGCAAGGTCAACAACCGCATCGTCCCCATCGACCATGTCGTGGCGACGGGCGAGATCATCGAGGTCATCCTCGGCCCGGCGGACAAAGGCCCCAGCCGCGATTGGCTCAAGATCGTGCGCACCAGCGAGGCCAAGAGCAAGATCCGCAACTGGTTCAAGAAGATGCGCCGGGAGGAGAACATCCAGCAGGGCCGCGACGCGCTGGCCAAGGAGCTGCGCCGAGAGATGATCTTCATCCCCGACGACCAGCTGGACGAGTTCGTGGGCAGCTGCAGCCGCCGCCTGCGCCAGAACAGCGCAGAGGAGATCTATGCCGCCATCGGCTACGGCGGCATGACCATCGCCAACTGCCTGCCCAAGCTGAAAGAGGAGTGGCAGAAGCTCAAGGCCGCCGAAGCCGCCGAGAACAAGACAATCGAAGATCTGCCGAAGGTGGACCTGAGCCGCGTCCACGCCACCGACGGCGTGGTGGTGGAGGGCTTCGACAACACCCCCATCAAGTTCGCCAAGTGCTGCTCGCCCCTGCCCGGTGACCCCATCGTGGGCTTCATCACCCGGGGATTCGGCGTCTCCATCCACAAGCAGAGCTGTGCCAACGCGGTGGCCAGCATGAAGGACCCCTCCAACGCCCCCCGCTGGGTCAAGGCCTACTGGGCCGACAGCGTCCGGGACAGTTACAAGGCGGGCCTCGAGATCATTGCGCTCAACCGCAACGAGCTGCTGTCCGATGTGCTGGCCGCACTGGCAGACATCCGCGTCCCCATCTACGCCATGAACGCCCGTCAGGTGGAAAACAACTGCGCCATCATCAGCCTGACCATCGGCATCAACAACACCGAGCACCTCAACCGCGTGGTGGCCCGCCTGTCCAAGGTGCGGGATGTGCTCAAGGTAACAAGGAGCTAA